The following proteins are encoded in a genomic region of Enterocloster clostridioformis:
- a CDS encoding MarR family winged helix-turn-helix transcriptional regulator → MIEKSKRRFLCIKFRACGLSFSEGIALLVIGYSKYSNQDTISSLSGIDKYQTAKVLAAMEERGYIRREINPENKREKLVCLSEKGKEAANSLKDIMDQWEKIIFAGITAQEERALEQIMCKIVGNVREYERNTGREKL, encoded by the coding sequence ATGATAGAAAAGAGCAAACGAAGGTTTCTGTGCATTAAATTCAGGGCCTGCGGCCTTTCCTTTTCCGAGGGAATCGCGCTTCTGGTTATAGGCTACAGCAAATACAGCAATCAGGATACCATTTCCAGCCTGTCCGGAATCGATAAATACCAGACAGCCAAGGTATTGGCGGCCATGGAGGAGCGGGGATATATCAGGAGGGAGATTAACCCTGAGAACAAGCGTGAAAAGCTGGTCTGCCTGTCGGAAAAGGGAAAAGAGGCAGCTAATTCACTGAAGGACATCATGGATCAGTGGGAGAAAATCATCTTTGCCGGAATCACGGCCCAGGAGGAACGGGCCCTGGAACAGATTATGTGCAAAATCGTCGGAAATGTAAGGGAGTATGAAAGAAATACTGGAAGGGAGAAACTGTAA
- a CDS encoding AAA family ATPase, which yields MGRNCCITIERQYGSGGREVARILSERLGIPCYGRELLAVTAADNGISIEELKKLDEKRTGSLLHDLVLYAFRFQNYNKMQEPFDINKEVSDTIRRLARKGPCIFIGRCADFALDGECDVLKLFIYASSMEKRKRRICEVDDIAFEKAEEELQKRDSQRSDYYHYFTGKNWGDMENYDACLNTSVLGYEGCADLIMKMME from the coding sequence ATGGGCAGGAACTGTTGTATCACCATTGAGCGTCAGTACGGAAGCGGAGGAAGGGAGGTGGCCCGCATCCTGTCGGAGCGCCTGGGGATTCCCTGTTATGGGAGGGAGCTTCTGGCAGTGACGGCGGCAGACAATGGAATCAGCATCGAGGAACTGAAAAAGCTGGATGAAAAACGGACGGGAAGCCTGCTTCATGATTTGGTGCTGTATGCCTTCCGGTTCCAGAATTACAATAAGATGCAGGAGCCCTTTGATATCAATAAGGAGGTATCTGACACCATCCGCAGGCTGGCCCGGAAGGGACCATGTATCTTTATCGGAAGATGCGCTGATTTTGCCCTGGACGGAGAATGCGACGTACTTAAACTGTTTATCTACGCTTCATCCATGGAGAAGCGCAAACGCCGTATATGCGAGGTGGATGACATAGCCTTTGAGAAGGCGGAGGAAGAATTACAGAAGAGGGACAGCCAGAGAAGTGACTATTATCACTATTTTACCGGAAAAAACTGGGGGGATATGGAAAATTATGATGCCTGTCTGAATACCTCTGTATTGGGATATGAGGGCTGCGCGGACCTGATTATGAAAATGATGGAATGA